GGGCTCGAGCGATGTTGTCCGCGTCGCGCATGTACTGCCTCCGGGCCTCGTGCCGTGATCTGACCACCGTCCGGGACCGGACCCGCTGTCCGATCCACTCCCCCGCGCCGGCACGAAGGTAGGACCGATCACCGGAGGGCCACAACGGGACGCGCACACCTGATCACGCCGAGTCACATATGCGACACATCGCCGGTCCGGAACGTGATCGCGGGGAGCCCTGCCCCGTGAGCGGCCGGTCACAAATCAGCCATCGACCGCTACCCTTCTGCCTCGGACGGGCGATCAGGGGTCGCCCGCGTGCCCGAACCGCGTCCGCGCCAGGGGCGGCGAGGACGCCCATCCCCCGAGGGACCCACATGACCCAACCGCCGACCGACGGTGCGACCGGATCGCCCAGCTCCCCACCTCCCGGCCCGGCCTCCCCGGGCACGTCGTCGCCGGGGGGCGTCACCCCCTCACCGGCGTACCCGGCCTACCGGTCCCCGGCGGACCAGCGCCGGCGCGGCAGGCTGGTCGCCACGCTCACCCTCGTCGCGGCGATCCTGCTCTGCGGCGGCGGTGGCACGGCCGCCTACCTGGCGCTGCGGGACACCGAGGAGGGCGCGGGCGCGAAGGAGCCGGCGGTGGCGGTGGACGACTTCCTCAGCGCCGTCTACCGGGAGCGGGACGCGGGCAAGGCGACCGGCCTGGTCTGCGCGGCGTCGCGGGACCCGGAGAAGATCGCCGCCAAGGTCGCCGAGGTGGACAGGTACGCCGCCCAGTACACCGGCGCGCGCTTCCGCTGGGCCACCCCCACCGTGGACAGCCAGAACGGCGACCGCGCCACGGTCAGCGCGAAGGTCACCATGACCACCGCCGACGAGAAGATCGCCGAGCAGGCGTTGCGCTTCACCGTCGTACGGAAGGCGGGTTGGCGGGTCTGCGAGGTCGCCTGACGCCGCCGGGTGGATAGGCTCGACGGGTGCGACCTGCTGACCCCCCGGCCGAACCGGCCGGCACCGGATGGCCGTCCCGCCTGCACGTGGTCACCGGCAAGGGTGGCACGGGCAAGACGAGCGTGGCGGCGGCCCTGGCGCTGGCCCTGGCCGGCGGCGGGCGACGCACCCTGCTCGTCGAGGTGGAGGGTCGGCAGGGCATCGCGCAGCTCTTCGGCACCGAACCGCTGCCGTACGAGGAACGCCACCTGACCGACGCCCCCGGCGGCGGCGAGGTGCGCGCCCTGGCGGTGGACGCCGAAGAGGCGCTGCTGGAGTACCTCGACATGTTCTACAAGCTCGGGGCGGCCGGGCGGGCGCTGCGCAAGCTCGGCGCGATCGACTTCGCCACCACCATCGCCCCCGGGCTGCGCGACGTGCTGCTCACCGGCAAGGTGAAGGAGGCGACCACCCGCACCAGCGGGCAGCGCCGCACGTACGACGCGGTGGTGCTGGACGCGCCGCCGACCGGGCGGATCGGCCGGTTCCTCAACGTCACCGCGGAGACCGCCCGGCTGGCGAAGGTCGGCCCGATCAAGACCCAGAGCGAGGGGGTCGCCGCCCTGCTGCGCTCCCCGATGACCGCGGTGCACGTGGTGACGCTGCTGGAGGAGATGCCGGTCCAGGAGACGGTCGACGCGATCGCCGAGCTGACCCAGCTCGGCTTCGGGGTGGGCCGGGTGATCGTCAACGGCGCCCGGCCGCCGCTGCCGGCGGGACGCGAGGTGACCCAGGCGGAGCTGAGGCGCGGGCTGCTCGCCGCCGGGCTGCCCACCGACCGGGCGACCGTCGTCGGGCTGGCCGAGGAGGCGCGGGACCAGCAGGTCCGCCGGGAGTTGGAGGACTCGCTCCGGGCCGACCTGGTGGAGCTGGGGTTGCCGATGACCGAGCTGCCGCTGCTGCCCGACGGGGTGGACCGGGCCGGGCTGGCGACGCTGGCCGAGCTGCTCGGCCGGGCCGATTGACTCACACCTGACGTCGGCTCGGGCGCACGGACGGCAGCGGCCCGATACGCTCGATTGGTGCCTTCCGAAGACGCGGCGCCACGGCTGGACGTCGACCAGATCCTCGCCGACCCCGGTGTACGGATCGTCGTGTGCTGCGGTGCCGGCGGGGTGGGCAAGACCACCACGGCGGCGGCGCTGGCGCTGCGGGCGGCCGAGCGGCACGGCCGGCGGACGGTGGTGCTCACCATCGACCCGGCCCGCCGGCTGGCCCAGTCCCTCGGCCTGACCGAGCTGGACAACACCCCGCGCCAGGTCAAGGGGATCGACGTCGAGGTCAGCGGCGGCGAGCTGCACGCCATGATGCTGGACATGAAGCGCACCTTCGACGACGTGGTGCTCCAGCACACCGATCCGGCGAAGGCGGCGGAGATCTTCGCCAACCCGTTCTACCAGGCCATGAGCTCGACCTTCGCCGGCACGCAGGAGTACATGGCGATGGAGAAGCTGGGCCAGCTGCACGCTCGCGGCGAGTGGGACCTGATCGTGGTGGACACCCCGCCGTCCCGCTCCGCGCTGGACTTCCTGGACGCTCCGGCCCGGCTCTCCCGGTTCCTCGACGGCCGGATGCTGCGGCTGCTGCTCGCGCCGGCGCGTACCGGCGGGCGGAGCATGTTCAGCCTGGTGACCGCCAGCTTCGGGATGTTCTCGAAGGTGGTGCAGAAGGTGCTCGGCGCCCAGCTGCTCACCGACCTGTCCGGGTTCGTCGCCGCGCTGGACTCGATGTTCGGCGGCTTCCGGCAGCGCGCGGAGCAGACGTACCGGATCCTGCAGGCCCGAGAGACGGCGTTCCTGCTGGTCGCGGCCCCGGAGTCGGACGCGGTCCGGGAGGCGGCGTACTTCGCCGGGCGGCTGCGCGAGGAGCGGATGCCGCTGGCCGGGCTGGTGCTGAACCGGGTGCACCGGCCGGCGGTGCGGCTGGACGCGGCCGAGAGCCTGGCCGCGGCGGACCGGCTGGCGGAGCTGGGCGGTCACGCGGTCACCGTCGACGTGTTGCGGGCGCACGCCGCGCTGGCCCGGCAGGCGGCCCGCGAGCAGCAGGTGGCGGCCCGGTTCACCGAGGCGTTCCCGACGGTGCCGGCAGTGTCGGTGACGGCGCAGCCCGCCGACGTGCACGACGTCGACGGGCTGCGGACGATCGGCGCGGCGATCAGCCGGCCGTGACGGCGTCAGCCGGTGGTGACCAGGACCTTGTCCTTGCCGGCCTTGTCCTTGGCGTTCTTCTTCATCGCGGCCTCGAACATCTTGCGCCAGCTCGTCACCTGCGGATGACGGCGCAGCAGCGCCCGGCGTTCGCGTTCGGTCATGCCACCCCACACCCCGAACTCGATCCGGTTGTCGAGCGCGTCGGCCAGGCACTCGTACCGAACTGGGCAGCTCCGGCAGATCCTCTTCGCCACGTTCTGTTCGGCGCCCTGTACGAACAACGCGTCCGGGTCCCCGTTCTGACATGCCGCCAGTGACGGCCAGTCAGTGATCATGCCCATCTGTACACGTCCCCCCTTGCAGTACCTACCGACCTCGTGCGACCAGCCGTCGATCCCCCCGGTCGTCCGGCCCGTTCCTTCCCCAAGGAGGCACGGACGACGTGTGGCCGTGTCGCCGCCACCATCATGCTCTGTAGTCGCCTGATTACGCAACGTTGTCGGCAAAATCCATCATTCCGGACACTCCCGGCTTCCCGGGCTTTCGCCCGCCGCATACCCGACCCGAGTACGTGAAAACGCTGCGCCGCTGTCCCGATCGGGTGGAGACTCGACCGCGGTCACACGCAACCACGCACCGGGGGTCGTGCGTTTAGCACAACGAGGGTCGCGCGCGCAGGAAATGGGGAAAGAACGCCCCAGCGACCCTCGTTCCCTGCTCGCGTACCCTGTCGAGGTGACCTGGATGCGGAAACGTGACCACAATGTCTTCACCAACGCCGCATCGCTGCTGATCTGTGGCCTGCTGGCCGGCGTGGTCGTCGCGGCGGCGGCCTTCCCCGCGGTGGCGATGTCCGGACTGGCCGCGAAGGCCGGCGCCGAGACCTTCGGCGCGCTGCCGAAGGAGCTGACCGTGGCCCGTGCGCCACAGATCAGCTACCTGCTCGCCTCGGACGGCAAGACACCGCTCGCGACGATGTACGACGAGAACCGTCGCGACGTGAAGCTGGAAGACATCGCCCCGGTCATGCGGGACGCCATCATCGCCGCCGAGGACCACGACTTCTACAAGCACAACGGGGTCGACCTCAACGGCGTCGCCCGCGCCTTCGTCAACAACCAGTCGGGCACCAACTCCCAGCAGGGCGCCTCGACCCTGACCATGCAGTACGTCCGGCTGGCCATCGCCTACTCGGCGACGCACCCGGCCGACGTGGTCGCCGCGACCGAGGACACCAGCGCCCGCAAGCTGCGCGAGATGCGGTACGCCATCCAGATCGACAAGGAGTTCCCCAAGGACGAGATCCTGCGGCGCTACCTGAACATCGCCTCCTTCGGCAACGGCGCCTACGGCATCTACGCGGCCAGCCAGGTCTACTTCGGCAAGCCGCCGAGCAAGCTGAAGCTGGAGGAGGCGGCGCTGCTGGCCGGCATGGTCAAGGCGCCGACCACCAACGACCCGACCACCCGCAGCGGGTACCCGCTCGCGCTCGACCGGCGCAACTACGTCCTCGAGAACATGGTCAAGATCGGCAAGATCAGCCGACAGGAGGCGGACGCCGCCAAGGCCACCAAGCTCGTGGTGAAGGACAAGCGCACGCCGAACGGCTGCGTCTCCACCAACGAGAAGGGCTGGGGCTTCTTCTGCGACTACTTCTACCGCTGGTGGCTGCAGCAGGAGACCTTCGGCTCGACTTCGTACGACCGTGAGCGGCGGCTCAAGAGCGGTGGCTACACCGTCGTCACCACCCTCGACGCGCAGGCGCAGCGCGGCGCGGACAAGGCGGTCCGCAAGGCGAAGAAGGAGACCGCCAAGGAGGCCGCCATGGTGGCCGTGGTGGAGCCGGGCACCGGCCGGGTCCGGGCGCTCGCGGTCAACCGTCAGTTCAAGCTCGACGACCCGAAGAACCCGAAGAACAAGATCAACAGCGATCCGGCCAAGGCCAAGAAGAAGATCCGGGGCAACTACCCGGCCACGGTGAACCCGCTGCTCACCGGCGGCCAGGGGATCACCGGCTACCAGGCCGGCTCGACCTTCAAGATCTTCACCATCGTGGCCGCCCTGGAGAAGGGCATCCCGCTCAGCTACACCATCAACGCGCAGCAGACGTTCAAGTCGGAATACATCATCGACAGCAGCTCGCCGGCCGCCTGCCCGGGCACGCACTTCTACTGCCCGAAGAACGCCGGCGGCAAGGCCGGTGGCGTGCAGACCATGTGGAGCGCCTTCGCCCAGTCGACCAACACCTACTTCGTCCCGCTCCAGCAGCAGGTCGGGGCGGAGAACGTCGTCGACGTGGCGCGGCGGCTCGGCATCCAGTTCCGGGCCAGCAACGACGCCAAGTTCGCCAGCACCAAGGACTACGCCCACCAGTGGGGCGCGTTCACCCTGGGCGTCTCGCAGACCACCCCGCTGGAGCTGGCCAACGCGTACGCCACCCTCGCCGCCGACGGCAAGTACTGCGAGCCGATCCCGGTGCAGGAGATCCGCGACCCGGAGGGCAACAAGCTCGACATCGCCAACCCGCGCTGCGAGAAGCGGCTGAGCACCGAGGTGGCCCGGGCCGCCGTCGACGCCGCCCGCTGCCCGGTCGGTGACGACTCCTCCACCAGCAAGTGCGGCGGCAGCCGTACCGCCCGCCAGGTGAAGCAGGTCGTCAAGGCGCCGGTGGCCGGCAAGTCCGGCACCACCGACTCGGAGAAGACCGCCGCCCTGGTCGCGATGACCAAGCAGTACGCGGTGGCCGGCATCATGGCCGACCCGGACTGGCCGCAGACCAACGTCAAGATGAAGCACAACCAGCCCGACGGCATCAACCCGCCGGTCATCGAGACGCTGCGCGACGCCATGAAGGGCAAGGACCGGATCAACTTCGAGCCACCGGGCAAGAAGATCTCCGAGGGTGACCAGCGCTCCATCCCCAGCGTCACCTGCCAGGACGTGAACACCGCGAAGAGCCGGATCAACGGCGCCGGCTTCGAGGCGGTCGTCTCCGACGTCAAGGTCCCGTCGAGCTGCCCGCCCGGCACCGCCGCCGGCACCAGCCCCGACGGCCGGACGATCAAGGGTGGCGTGGTCACCATCCAGATCAGCGCCGGTGGCGGCTCCCCCGCCACGCCGGGCGGCCCCACCGCCGGCCCCGGCGGCACCACGCCGACGGGCCCGAGCCGACCGGGCCGACCCCCGGGCCGCGGCTGACACATCCCGCGACACGACGGGCGGGCACCCTCAGGGGGTGCCCGCCCGTTTCGCGTACGCGCAGGGGTCAGAGACCGAGCTGCCGGCGTACCTCGGCGGCGACCCGGCCCCCCTCGGCCCGACCGGCCACCGCGGCCTGGGCCGCCTTCATCGCCGGGCCCATCTGCGCCTTGCCGGTGAAGCCGCCCGCGGCGAGCGCCCCCGAGACCAGCTCGGCCAGCTCGGCGTCGGAGAGCTGCTTCGGCAGGTAGTGCTCCAGCACGTCACCCTCGGCGGTCTCCTTCGCGGCCTGCTCGGCGCGACCGGCGTCGGCGAAGGCGGTCGCGGCCTCACGCCGCTTCTTCGCCTCCTTGGTCAGCACCGCGAGCACCTCGTCGTCGGTGAGCTCGCGCTTGGCCTTGCCGGCGACCTCGGCGGTGCCGACGGCGGCGAGCGCCATCCGCAGCGTGGAGGTGGTCAGCTCGTCGCGCGCCTTGAGGGCGGCGCGCATGTCGGCGGTGAGGCGGTCCTTCAGCGTGCTCATGGTCGGTCAAACTACCCTGAACGCCATGCGAAAGCGCACACTATTCCGGCTCGCCGCCGGGACCATCGCCGCCGGAGCGGCCACCCTGGCGTACGCGTCACTCATCGAGCGCAACATGTTCACCCTGCGCCGCTACGACGTGCCGGTGCTGCCGACCGACGCGGAGCCGCTGCGCGTGCTGCACCTGTCGGACCTGCACATGATGCCGGACCAGCAGCGCAAGCAGCAGTGGGTGGCGTCGCTCGCCGCCCTCGACCCGGACCTGGTCGTGGTGACCGGGGACAACATGGCCCACCCCGCCGCCGTCCCCGGCGTGCTGCGGGCCCTGCAACCACTGCTCGACCTGCCCGGCGCCTTCGTCTTCGGCTCCAACGACTACACCGGCCCGGTGCTGAAGAACCCGTTCAGCTACTTCCTGCCCGACCGCGGGTACACCGAGGGCGTCGCGCTGCCCTACGAGGAGCTGCGCGACGTCTTCGTCGGCGCCGGCTGGGTGGACCTCAACAACGCCCGTACCACGCTCAAGGCCGGTGGCCGGCTGGTCGAGCTGGTCGGCGTGGACGACCCGCACATCGAGCGGGACGACTACCCCTCCGTCGCCGGGCCCGTCTCCGCCGCCGCCGACCTCTGCATCGCCATCGCCCACTCGCCCGAGCCGGCGGTGCTCGACCAGATGGCCGCCGACGGCTTCGGCCTGCTGCTGGCCGGGCACACCCACGGCGGTCAGGTCTGCGTACCCGGCTACGGCGCCCTGGTGACGAACTGCGGGCTGCCCCGCTCGATGGCCAAGGGCCTGCACCGCTGGCCCGGCTCCGACGCCTGGCTGCACGTCTCCGGCGGCCTCGGCACCCACCCCACCGCCCCGGTGCGGTTCGCCTGCCCCCCGGAGGCGAGCGTGCTCACCCTCATCCCCCGCTGACCTGCGCCCCCGCCGCGTCCGCCCGGCCGGTCCGCCCCTGGACGCCGGGCCGGCGCGGCGTCCAGGGGGGGGTACCGAGTTTGACCATCGGACCGGGTGGGCTACTATTTCTCAGCACGCCTCGGGGTGTGGCGCAGCTTGGTAGCGCGCTTCGTTCGGGACGAAGAGGTCGTCGGTTCGAATCCGGCCACCCCGACCAGAGGTAAGCAAAGGTCAAGGCCCCTCCACGGAGGGGCCTTGATTCGTTTTCGCCGATCACTGCTCCGGCGGAGGCAGCGAGAGGGCAGCGGACGACGGGCGACCGCCGCCAGGACGACGCAGAACTCAGTGCCGACACACCGGCCGGTTCGTGATCCAGTGTTCGTTGACCAGGTTCACGACCGGCGGCGGGACGGGGATTCCCCCCTCGGCGGCGATGGGTCTGGCGTTGAAGATCCGCAGGAAGAAGTTGATCACTTTGACGACCAGGGCCGGGATGGAGTAGCCGATGCCGTAGGTCGCGTTGATGGTGAGGTCGGCGCGGTTGCAGCCCTCCCGGTTGGCGA
This genomic interval from Micromonospora coxensis contains the following:
- a CDS encoding Rv0361 family membrane protein, with protein sequence MTQPPTDGATGSPSSPPPGPASPGTSSPGGVTPSPAYPAYRSPADQRRRGRLVATLTLVAAILLCGGGGTAAYLALRDTEEGAGAKEPAVAVDDFLSAVYRERDAGKATGLVCAASRDPEKIAAKVAEVDRYAAQYTGARFRWATPTVDSQNGDRATVSAKVTMTTADEKIAEQALRFTVVRKAGWRVCEVA
- a CDS encoding ArsA-related P-loop ATPase; the encoded protein is MRPADPPAEPAGTGWPSRLHVVTGKGGTGKTSVAAALALALAGGGRRTLLVEVEGRQGIAQLFGTEPLPYEERHLTDAPGGGEVRALAVDAEEALLEYLDMFYKLGAAGRALRKLGAIDFATTIAPGLRDVLLTGKVKEATTRTSGQRRTYDAVVLDAPPTGRIGRFLNVTAETARLAKVGPIKTQSEGVAALLRSPMTAVHVVTLLEEMPVQETVDAIAELTQLGFGVGRVIVNGARPPLPAGREVTQAELRRGLLAAGLPTDRATVVGLAEEARDQQVRRELEDSLRADLVELGLPMTELPLLPDGVDRAGLATLAELLGRAD
- a CDS encoding ArsA family ATPase, with protein sequence MVPSEDAAPRLDVDQILADPGVRIVVCCGAGGVGKTTTAAALALRAAERHGRRTVVLTIDPARRLAQSLGLTELDNTPRQVKGIDVEVSGGELHAMMLDMKRTFDDVVLQHTDPAKAAEIFANPFYQAMSSTFAGTQEYMAMEKLGQLHARGEWDLIVVDTPPSRSALDFLDAPARLSRFLDGRMLRLLLAPARTGGRSMFSLVTASFGMFSKVVQKVLGAQLLTDLSGFVAALDSMFGGFRQRAEQTYRILQARETAFLLVAAPESDAVREAAYFAGRLREERMPLAGLVLNRVHRPAVRLDAAESLAAADRLAELGGHAVTVDVLRAHAALARQAAREQQVAARFTEAFPTVPAVSVTAQPADVHDVDGLRTIGAAISRP
- a CDS encoding WhiB family transcriptional regulator codes for the protein MGMITDWPSLAACQNGDPDALFVQGAEQNVAKRICRSCPVRYECLADALDNRIEFGVWGGMTERERRALLRRHPQVTSWRKMFEAAMKKNAKDKAGKDKVLVTTG
- a CDS encoding penicillin-binding protein gives rise to the protein MRKRDHNVFTNAASLLICGLLAGVVVAAAAFPAVAMSGLAAKAGAETFGALPKELTVARAPQISYLLASDGKTPLATMYDENRRDVKLEDIAPVMRDAIIAAEDHDFYKHNGVDLNGVARAFVNNQSGTNSQQGASTLTMQYVRLAIAYSATHPADVVAATEDTSARKLREMRYAIQIDKEFPKDEILRRYLNIASFGNGAYGIYAASQVYFGKPPSKLKLEEAALLAGMVKAPTTNDPTTRSGYPLALDRRNYVLENMVKIGKISRQEADAAKATKLVVKDKRTPNGCVSTNEKGWGFFCDYFYRWWLQQETFGSTSYDRERRLKSGGYTVVTTLDAQAQRGADKAVRKAKKETAKEAAMVAVVEPGTGRVRALAVNRQFKLDDPKNPKNKINSDPAKAKKKIRGNYPATVNPLLTGGQGITGYQAGSTFKIFTIVAALEKGIPLSYTINAQQTFKSEYIIDSSSPAACPGTHFYCPKNAGGKAGGVQTMWSAFAQSTNTYFVPLQQQVGAENVVDVARRLGIQFRASNDAKFASTKDYAHQWGAFTLGVSQTTPLELANAYATLAADGKYCEPIPVQEIRDPEGNKLDIANPRCEKRLSTEVARAAVDAARCPVGDDSSTSKCGGSRTARQVKQVVKAPVAGKSGTTDSEKTAALVAMTKQYAVAGIMADPDWPQTNVKMKHNQPDGINPPVIETLRDAMKGKDRINFEPPGKKISEGDQRSIPSVTCQDVNTAKSRINGAGFEAVVSDVKVPSSCPPGTAAGTSPDGRTIKGGVVTIQISAGGGSPATPGGPTAGPGGTTPTGPSRPGRPPGRG
- a CDS encoding GatB/YqeY domain-containing protein, producing MSTLKDRLTADMRAALKARDELTTSTLRMALAAVGTAEVAGKAKRELTDDEVLAVLTKEAKKRREAATAFADAGRAEQAAKETAEGDVLEHYLPKQLSDAELAELVSGALAAGGFTGKAQMGPAMKAAQAAVAGRAEGGRVAAEVRRQLGL
- a CDS encoding metallophosphoesterase, whose protein sequence is MRKRTLFRLAAGTIAAGAATLAYASLIERNMFTLRRYDVPVLPTDAEPLRVLHLSDLHMMPDQQRKQQWVASLAALDPDLVVVTGDNMAHPAAVPGVLRALQPLLDLPGAFVFGSNDYTGPVLKNPFSYFLPDRGYTEGVALPYEELRDVFVGAGWVDLNNARTTLKAGGRLVELVGVDDPHIERDDYPSVAGPVSAAADLCIAIAHSPEPAVLDQMAADGFGLLLAGHTHGGQVCVPGYGALVTNCGLPRSMAKGLHRWPGSDAWLHVSGGLGTHPTAPVRFACPPEASVLTLIPR